The Conexivisphaera calida genome includes a region encoding these proteins:
- a CDS encoding P-loop NTPase, which yields MRATIGVTGGKGGTGKSMVAVNVATLISREADLVLADLDAEGANDHILLGASLENEEPVKIMLPFIRYKDCIKCSACANVCDTGAIMMTREKLPMILPRLCDGCRSCLFVCPTNAILEGQRIVGYTYQTRVPARDGGGEGEGGGGGGGGFTLVTGVLREGEEHTPPVVIAAKRRAANLANDLLMVDTGAGTANHVAIALSGSRLAMAVTEPTPLGLHDLELILRVLEELGVEAWVIVNRWGIGSSDAMVGRIEEVARSHRATVKARIPYSRDVVDAYVKGVPIVSAMPDHEVTGIFSSLARELLEVVRGRPEAM from the coding sequence GTGAGGGCAACGATAGGCGTGACGGGCGGCAAGGGCGGCACCGGCAAGAGCATGGTCGCAGTGAACGTGGCCACCCTCATCTCCCGCGAGGCCGACCTGGTGCTGGCGGACCTCGACGCGGAGGGCGCGAACGACCACATACTCCTGGGGGCATCGCTCGAGAACGAGGAACCCGTCAAGATAATGCTCCCATTCATCAGGTACAAGGACTGCATAAAGTGCAGCGCCTGCGCCAACGTGTGCGATACCGGTGCCATAATGATGACTAGGGAGAAGCTCCCAATGATCCTCCCCCGCCTCTGCGACGGGTGCAGAAGCTGCCTCTTCGTCTGTCCGACGAACGCCATACTCGAGGGCCAGAGGATCGTCGGATACACGTACCAGACCAGGGTGCCCGCGCGGGACGGCGGAGGTGAAGGTGAAGGCGGGGGCGGCGGTGGGGGCGGCTTCACCCTCGTCACCGGTGTCCTCAGGGAGGGCGAGGAGCACACTCCTCCAGTGGTCATAGCGGCCAAGCGCCGCGCTGCGAACCTGGCCAATGATCTCCTCATGGTCGACACCGGCGCGGGGACTGCCAATCACGTCGCGATAGCGCTCAGCGGATCGAGGCTCGCCATGGCGGTGACCGAGCCGACCCCGCTGGGACTCCACGACCTGGAGCTCATCCTCCGCGTCCTGGAAGAGCTGGGCGTCGAGGCGTGGGTCATAGTGAACAGGTGGGGGATAGGATCCTCAGACGCGATGGTCGGCAGGATAGAGGAGGTCGCGAGGAGCCACCGCGCGACCGTGAAGGCCAGGATACCTTACTCGAGGGACGTCGTCGATGCGTACGTGAAGGGGGTGCCGATCGTGAGCGCGATGCCGGATCACGAGGTGACGGGGATCTTCAGCTCGCTCGCCCGCGAGCTGCTCGAGGTGGTCCGAGGGAGACCGGAGGCGATGTGA